The Bacillus vallismortis genome window below encodes:
- a CDS encoding DUF1641 domain-containing protein, translating into MPETIDQTNASVSQSQQDLIDQLLKPEVQESLTVLVDQLPKLTELVNILTKSYDFAQSVATDEVLKSDTVSAITEMLEPVKETAKEVAATAIEAKDRADASSETIGLFGLLRMLKDPQAQKLFRFANSYLEVMNERENQK; encoded by the coding sequence ATGCCAGAAACAATCGATCAAACAAATGCGTCTGTCAGCCAAAGCCAGCAAGATCTTATTGATCAGCTGTTAAAGCCAGAAGTTCAAGAATCACTGACTGTTTTAGTTGACCAGCTTCCAAAGCTGACTGAGTTAGTGAATATTTTAACGAAGTCTTATGATTTCGCTCAGTCTGTAGCAACTGACGAAGTGTTAAAAAGCGACACTGTCAGTGCGATCACTGAAATGCTTGAGCCTGTAAAAGAAACAGCGAAAGAAGTGGCTGCGACTGCAATCGAAGCGAAAGACCGCGCTGATGCAAGCAGTGAAACGATTGGTCTATTCGGCCTGTTACGCATGCTGAAAGATCCTCAAGCTCAAAAGCTGTTCCGTTTTGCTAACAGCTACCTTGAAGTCATGAACGAACGCGAAAACCAAAAATAA
- a CDS encoding NAD(P)/FAD-dependent oxidoreductase — translation MSKHIVILGAGYGGVLSALTVRKHYTKEQAKVTVVNKYPTHQIITELHRLAAGNVSEKAIAMPLEKLFKGKDIDLKIAEVSSFSVDKKEVALADGSALSYDALVVGLGSVTAYFGIPGLEENSMVLKSAADANKVFQHVEDRVREYAQTKNEADATILIGGGGLTGVELVGELADIMPNLTKKYGVDHKEIKLKLVEAGPKILPVLPDDLIERATASLEKRGVEFLTGLPVTNVEGNVIDLKDGSKVVANTFVWTGGVQGNPLVGESGLEVNRGRATVNDFLQSTSHEDVFVAGDSAVYFAPDGRPYPPTAQIAWQMGELIGYNLFAYLEGKTLETFNPVNSGTLASLGRKDAVAIIGENSTPLKGLPASLMKEASNVRYLTHIKGLFSLAY, via the coding sequence ATGTCAAAACATATTGTCATTCTAGGCGCTGGTTATGGCGGAGTTCTTTCTGCTCTAACAGTTCGCAAACATTACACAAAAGAACAAGCAAAAGTGACAGTGGTAAACAAATACCCAACTCACCAAATCATTACGGAATTACACCGTCTTGCAGCAGGCAACGTGTCTGAAAAAGCGATTGCAATGCCATTAGAAAAACTTTTCAAAGGTAAAGACATTGACCTTAAAATTGCGGAAGTAAGCTCTTTCTCTGTTGATAAAAAAGAAGTAGCGCTTGCTGACGGTTCTGCATTATCTTACGATGCGCTTGTTGTAGGTCTTGGTTCTGTAACAGCTTACTTCGGCATCCCGGGTCTTGAAGAAAACAGCATGGTATTGAAATCTGCTGCCGATGCGAACAAAGTCTTCCAGCATGTTGAAGATCGTGTGCGCGAGTACGCTCAAACGAAAAACGAAGCTGATGCAACAATCCTTATCGGCGGAGGCGGCTTAACAGGTGTTGAGCTTGTCGGTGAGCTTGCTGACATCATGCCGAACCTTACGAAAAAATACGGCGTAGACCATAAAGAAATCAAATTGAAACTGGTTGAAGCAGGTCCGAAAATCCTTCCTGTTCTTCCGGATGATCTGATCGAACGCGCGACTGCGAGCCTTGAAAAACGCGGCGTTGAGTTCTTAACAGGTCTTCCTGTTACAAATGTGGAAGGTAACGTGATTGATCTGAAAGACGGATCTAAAGTTGTTGCCAACACATTTGTTTGGACTGGCGGCGTACAAGGCAACCCATTAGTCGGTGAATCAGGTCTTGAAGTGAACCGCGGACGCGCGACAGTAAATGACTTCCTGCAATCTACATCTCATGAAGATGTATTCGTTGCCGGAGACAGCGCAGTTTACTTCGCTCCAGACGGCCGTCCATACCCGCCGACTGCACAAATCGCATGGCAAATGGGTGAGCTGATCGGTTACAACCTATTCGCTTACTTAGAAGGCAAAACGCTTGAAACATTCAATCCAGTAAACTCTGGTACACTTGCAAGCCTTGGACGCAAAGACGCGGTTGCCATCATTGGTGAAAATTCTACACCGCTTAAAGGTCTTCCTGCTTCCTTGATGAAAGAAGCAAGTAACGTACGCTACTTAACACATATTAAAGGACTTTTCAGTCTGGCTTACTAA
- the uxaC gene encoding glucuronate isomerase, with amino-acid sequence MEPFMGDNFLLKNETAVSLYHNYAKDMPIIDYHCHLSPKEIYENKTFQNITEAWLYGDHYKWRVMRANGIDETYITGDASDEEKFTAWAKTVPMAIGNPLYNWAHLELQRFFGIYEIFNEQSAPAIWKRTNELLQGEGFGARDLIVKSNVKVVCTTDDPVDSLEYHLLLKEDKDFPVSVLPGFRPDKGLEINREGFPDWVKALEDAAAISITTYGEFLKALEKRVRFFHSAGGRVSDHAIDSMVFAETTKEEAGRIFSDRLQGTEVSYEDEKKFKTYTLQFLCGLYAELDWAMQFHINALRNTNTKMMKRLGPDTGYDSMNDELIAKPLYKLLNSVEMKHQLPKTILYSLNPNDNYVIASMINSFQDGITPGKIQFGTAWWFNDTKDGMLDQMKALSNVGLFSRFIGMLTDSRSFLSYTRHEYFRRIVCNLIGEWVENGEVPHDMKLLGSIVQGICYDNAKHYFQFQEEKANV; translated from the coding sequence ATGGAACCCTTTATGGGCGACAATTTTTTGCTGAAAAATGAAACCGCTGTCAGCCTCTATCACAATTATGCGAAAGACATGCCGATTATTGATTACCACTGCCACTTAAGCCCGAAAGAAATCTATGAAAATAAGACATTTCAAAACATAACGGAAGCCTGGCTGTATGGAGACCATTACAAATGGCGCGTCATGAGAGCCAATGGAATTGATGAGACATACATTACCGGCGATGCGTCTGATGAGGAGAAATTTACGGCTTGGGCGAAAACTGTGCCGATGGCGATCGGCAATCCGCTCTACAATTGGGCTCACTTAGAACTGCAGCGCTTTTTTGGGATTTATGAGATTTTTAATGAGCAATCCGCGCCGGCTATATGGAAACGGACGAATGAACTGCTCCAAGGAGAGGGCTTCGGGGCAAGGGATTTGATCGTGAAATCAAATGTAAAGGTCGTTTGCACAACTGATGACCCTGTCGATTCTCTTGAATACCATCTATTATTAAAAGAAGACAAAGATTTTCCTGTCAGCGTACTGCCGGGATTTCGTCCGGATAAGGGACTTGAGATCAATCGTGAAGGCTTTCCTGATTGGGTGAAGGCGCTTGAAGATGCCGCAGCCATATCGATTACAACCTACGGTGAATTTCTAAAGGCATTGGAAAAACGCGTGCGATTCTTCCACTCAGCCGGCGGCAGAGTGTCTGATCACGCGATAGATTCGATGGTATTTGCCGAAACGACAAAAGAGGAAGCGGGGCGGATTTTTTCTGACAGATTACAAGGGACAGAGGTTTCTTATGAAGATGAGAAAAAATTTAAGACGTATACGCTTCAGTTTCTTTGCGGTTTGTATGCGGAGCTCGATTGGGCAATGCAGTTTCATATCAACGCTTTAAGAAACACGAATACAAAAATGATGAAGAGGCTCGGACCCGACACAGGCTATGATTCTATGAATGATGAATTAATCGCTAAGCCTTTGTATAAGCTGCTGAACTCAGTTGAAATGAAGCACCAGCTGCCTAAAACGATTTTATATTCACTTAATCCAAACGATAACTATGTTATCGCCAGCATGATCAACAGTTTTCAGGACGGCATCACCCCCGGGAAAATACAATTCGGCACAGCCTGGTGGTTTAACGACACAAAAGACGGGATGCTCGATCAAATGAAAGCGTTGTCAAATGTCGGCCTTTTCAGCCGTTTTATCGGCATGCTCACAGATTCCAGAAGCTTTCTTTCCTATACGCGCCACGAATATTTCAGGCGGATCGTCTGCAACTTGATCGGTGAATGGGTGGAAAACGGTGAAGTGCCGCATGATATGAAGCTTTTGGGAAGCATTGTTCAGGGAATTTGCTATGACAATGCGAAACACTACTTTCAATTTCAAGAAGAGAAAGCAAACGTGTAA
- a CDS encoding MFS transporter: MRTELANKVVSIETEKRLSLKEKISYGFGDFGNGFMFDLGQIYLLKYFTDVAGIPAAMAGGIFLVSKLFAAITDPIVGSSIDYRKHIGKRGKFRPYLLIGSIVLALLTVLIFLSPNVSTTGKLIYAYASYMIWGIGYSFVNIPYGSLGAAMTQNSEDRTSISTFRQIGSLGALFITSVAVMPLLVKFDNPKVGYPVVMGLFAALGVLWFYICYRNCKERIVISEAPKEKLTLSSVVKTFITNKPLLTLVLMTIFSISAYNIKSAMLIYFAQYNLGNVELMAYMNFIIIGSSFLGVVFLPKLVKIFGKKRTAMIGFGISVAADLINFMLPSNVYMFTILASIAFIGISIPNGITWALVSDIIDYGEWKSGERKEATTYSLFNFSRKLAQSLSGFLSGIGLGIIGYVPNAVQSAQALIGIKALLLLYPAIALALAMIIIGFLYKLTDQQHAQIVQDLHLKR; this comes from the coding sequence ATGCGAACTGAACTGGCAAATAAGGTTGTGTCGATTGAAACGGAGAAAAGGCTTTCGTTGAAAGAAAAAATTTCCTATGGATTTGGTGATTTTGGCAACGGTTTTATGTTTGATCTCGGCCAGATTTATTTATTGAAGTACTTTACTGATGTAGCGGGAATCCCGGCTGCGATGGCCGGCGGCATTTTTTTAGTCAGCAAGCTGTTTGCGGCGATAACCGATCCGATTGTCGGCTCATCAATTGATTATCGCAAACATATCGGCAAACGGGGGAAATTCAGGCCTTATCTATTAATCGGCAGCATCGTGCTTGCGCTGCTTACTGTTCTTATTTTTCTGTCTCCCAATGTATCAACGACTGGAAAACTGATTTATGCATATGCATCCTATATGATTTGGGGCATCGGCTATTCGTTTGTGAACATTCCGTACGGCTCATTAGGAGCAGCGATGACTCAAAATTCTGAGGATCGGACCTCCATTTCGACTTTCCGCCAAATCGGATCGCTTGGAGCCTTGTTTATCACAAGTGTGGCCGTGATGCCGCTGCTCGTCAAGTTTGATAATCCGAAGGTCGGCTACCCGGTGGTCATGGGCTTATTCGCCGCACTCGGTGTACTTTGGTTTTATATTTGCTACCGCAACTGCAAAGAGCGCATTGTCATATCGGAGGCGCCAAAAGAAAAATTAACACTCTCATCTGTCGTCAAAACATTTATCACAAACAAACCGCTCTTAACTCTGGTCCTGATGACGATTTTTTCAATTTCCGCATACAACATTAAATCCGCCATGCTCATCTATTTCGCACAATATAATCTGGGCAATGTTGAACTGATGGCTTATATGAATTTTATAATTATCGGTTCTTCCTTTTTGGGCGTCGTATTCCTGCCAAAGCTCGTCAAGATATTTGGTAAGAAACGAACGGCAATGATCGGCTTCGGCATCAGTGTGGCCGCGGATCTGATCAACTTTATGCTTCCATCAAACGTTTATATGTTTACGATTCTCGCCAGCATCGCCTTTATCGGAATCAGTATCCCAAATGGCATCACGTGGGCGCTTGTCTCCGATATTATTGACTATGGCGAATGGAAATCCGGGGAACGGAAAGAAGCTACAACATATTCACTATTTAATTTCTCCAGAAAGCTTGCTCAGTCATTGTCGGGTTTTCTCTCAGGCATCGGTTTGGGGATTATCGGCTATGTGCCGAATGCTGTCCAGTCAGCACAGGCGCTGATCGGCATCAAAGCGCTGCTGCTTCTGTATCCGGCCATTGCTTTGGCATTAGCGATGATCATTATCGGCTTTCTCTATAAACTCACAGACCAGCAGCATGCACAGATCGTTCAGGATCTTCATCTAAAGAGATGA
- a CDS encoding LacI family DNA-binding transcriptional regulator: MVTIKDIAKLANVSHTTVSRALNNSPYIKEHTKKKILELAAQLNYTPNVNAKSLAMQKSHTIGLFFTSITNGTSHSFFADTIKGVNRAISENYNLYVRGIDDLKNYDSVTPMRYDGIILMSQSDIDNSFIYHIREKNIPLVVLNRDIDDRGITNILSNDKEGSQEAVEYFIKNGHQDIAIIEGIEGFKSSQQRKEGYLAALIHHHIPIKHEYSVKGQYDMESGFQAMKRLLALPNPPTAVFCSNDDMAIGAMNAIFAKGLRVPDDISVIGFDDIGFSQYITPRLSTVKRPVEKISVLGAQKLLSLISEPETKAEKIFENTEFMVRDSVRQWTT; the protein is encoded by the coding sequence ATGGTAACCATAAAAGATATCGCAAAACTCGCAAACGTATCCCACACAACCGTTTCAAGAGCACTCAACAACAGCCCTTACATCAAAGAACATACGAAGAAAAAAATACTGGAGCTCGCAGCACAGCTCAACTATACGCCGAATGTAAACGCGAAGAGCTTGGCGATGCAAAAGTCACATACAATCGGGCTTTTCTTTACAAGCATCACAAACGGAACCTCACACAGCTTCTTTGCTGATACAATCAAAGGCGTCAATCGAGCCATTAGTGAGAATTACAATCTGTATGTGCGCGGCATTGATGATCTAAAAAACTATGACTCCGTTACGCCGATGAGATATGACGGTATCATTTTAATGAGCCAAAGTGACATTGATAATTCTTTTATTTATCATATTCGGGAAAAAAATATCCCGCTCGTCGTGCTGAATCGCGATATTGATGATCGAGGCATCACGAATATTTTGTCTAATGACAAGGAAGGCTCTCAGGAAGCTGTAGAATACTTCATTAAGAACGGACATCAAGACATCGCCATCATCGAGGGGATCGAAGGCTTTAAATCCTCCCAGCAGCGAAAGGAGGGCTACTTAGCCGCACTGATTCATCACCATATTCCGATCAAACATGAATACAGTGTCAAAGGGCAATACGATATGGAAAGCGGCTTTCAAGCGATGAAACGGCTGCTGGCGCTGCCGAATCCTCCAACCGCTGTCTTTTGTTCGAATGATGATATGGCAATCGGAGCGATGAATGCGATATTCGCAAAGGGCCTGCGTGTTCCTGACGATATTTCCGTAATCGGATTTGATGATATTGGGTTTTCGCAATACATTACGCCAAGGCTTTCGACAGTGAAGCGTCCGGTTGAGAAAATCAGCGTGCTTGGCGCGCAAAAACTGTTGTCGCTGATCAGCGAGCCGGAAACAAAAGCAGAAAAAATCTTTGAAAATACAGAATTCATGGTGCGTGATTCTGTTAGACAATGGACCACGTGA
- a CDS encoding tagaturonate reductase, whose translation MQKLNKDVYNHYTQYPEKILQFGEGNFLRGFVDWQVDLLNQHTDFNGSIAVVQPRGSEKIKRLNDQDGLYTLFLQGMKDGAAVNEHMIINSISRGIDLFSDYEAYKELASSEELRFIISNTTEAGIVCDETDRLKDRPQKTFPGKLTAFLYFRYQAFKGDQTKGCVLIPCELIENNGEKLKETILHYADLWKLEEGFTQWIHEANTFCNSLVDRIVPGFPVDSIDEITADLGYQDDLIVVGEQYYLWVIEGPDWIGEELPFAAAGLHTKIVSDLTPYRIKKVRILNGAHTAMTPVALLYGLKTVRDAVEHPEVGRFMRELIGDDILPVLKMEGLSRYADDVLNRFKNPYMKHYLESIALNSVSKFKTRNLPTIQEYAEQKGQLPERLVFSFSALLYFYQGNEKLQDDPAVLQFFKEVWDQENGDMLRIASKVLGEQRLWGTDLNEIPMLTERVADYLNQIHELGMQRALEHCCTQRGEVR comes from the coding sequence GTGCAGAAACTGAATAAAGACGTGTACAATCACTATACTCAGTACCCGGAAAAAATTCTCCAATTTGGAGAAGGGAACTTTCTTCGAGGGTTTGTCGATTGGCAGGTTGATTTATTGAATCAACACACTGATTTTAATGGGAGTATCGCAGTTGTCCAGCCGAGAGGGTCAGAAAAAATCAAAAGATTAAATGATCAAGATGGTTTATACACGCTTTTTTTACAGGGAATGAAAGACGGAGCTGCGGTAAACGAGCATATGATTATCAATTCAATCAGCCGGGGAATTGATTTGTTTTCTGATTATGAAGCATACAAAGAATTGGCTTCAAGCGAAGAGCTGCGGTTTATCATCTCCAACACAACTGAAGCCGGTATCGTATGTGATGAAACAGATCGGTTAAAGGATAGACCGCAAAAAACATTCCCTGGGAAATTAACTGCATTTCTCTACTTTCGCTATCAGGCTTTTAAAGGAGATCAGACAAAAGGGTGTGTTTTGATCCCATGTGAACTGATTGAGAATAACGGAGAAAAACTGAAGGAAACAATTCTTCATTATGCGGATCTATGGAAGCTGGAAGAAGGGTTTACACAGTGGATTCATGAGGCCAACACGTTTTGCAATAGTTTAGTAGACCGCATTGTCCCGGGTTTTCCTGTCGACAGCATTGATGAGATCACAGCTGATCTGGGCTATCAAGATGATTTGATTGTTGTGGGAGAACAGTATTATTTATGGGTCATCGAGGGGCCGGATTGGATTGGGGAAGAACTGCCCTTTGCGGCTGCCGGGCTCCATACAAAGATTGTCAGTGACCTAACCCCTTATAGGATTAAAAAAGTGAGAATTTTAAATGGCGCTCATACGGCAATGACGCCAGTTGCTTTATTATACGGCTTGAAAACGGTACGGGATGCTGTCGAGCACCCGGAAGTGGGGCGGTTTATGAGAGAGCTGATCGGTGATGACATTCTTCCTGTTTTAAAAATGGAAGGGCTTTCTCGATATGCTGACGATGTGCTGAACCGTTTTAAAAACCCGTATATGAAGCATTACCTAGAAAGCATAGCATTGAACTCCGTTTCCAAATTTAAAACGAGAAACCTGCCGACCATTCAGGAATATGCCGAACAGAAGGGACAGCTTCCTGAACGCTTGGTGTTTTCATTCAGCGCTCTGCTTTATTTTTATCAGGGAAACGAGAAATTGCAGGATGATCCGGCTGTTCTTCAATTTTTCAAAGAGGTTTGGGATCAGGAGAACGGAGACATGCTTCGTATCGCCTCAAAAGTGTTAGGCGAACAGCGGCTGTGGGGAACAGACCTCAACGAGATACCGATGCTGACTGAGAGAGTCGCGGATTACTTGAATCAGATTCATGAGCTGGGCATGCAGCGGGCTCTTGAACACTGCTGCACACAAAGGGGAGAAGTGCGATGA
- a CDS encoding UxaA family hydrolase: protein MKSFIKIHKQDNVLLALRDIQKGERLNPEGVSIEVKDDIKRGHKIALQPIKENDSIIKYGFPIGHASQDISIGEHIHVHNTKTNLSEIQTYSYTPRFDENPYSKENRTFKGFRRENGDAGVRNELWIVPTVGCVNGIAEKMLQRFVRETGDIAPFDNMLVLKHQYGCSQLGDDHENTKQILLNAIRHPNAGGVLVLGLGCENNELAGMKEALQDVNLNRVKFLESQSVTDEMEAGVALLKEIHEAAKGDRREDIPLSELKIGLKCGGSDGFSGITANPLLGRFSDYIIAQGGSTVLTEVPEMFGAETILMQRAANEEVFHKIVHLINDFKQYFIKHDQPVYENPSPGNKAGGISTLEDKSLGCTQKAGISPVADVLKYGEVLKTKGLTLLSAPGNDLIASSALAAAGCQIVLFTTGRGTPFGTFVPTMKVATNTQLYEAKPHWIDFNAGLLAEADVHEEYVLQEFIHYMIEVASGELVNHEKNDFRELAIFKSGVTL from the coding sequence ATGAAGTCATTTATCAAGATTCATAAACAAGATAATGTCCTGCTTGCTCTGCGGGATATCCAGAAGGGGGAGCGGCTGAATCCGGAAGGCGTATCGATTGAAGTGAAGGATGATATCAAAAGAGGCCACAAGATCGCGCTGCAGCCCATCAAAGAAAACGACAGCATCATCAAATACGGGTTTCCAATCGGGCATGCATCACAAGATATATCGATCGGAGAGCATATTCATGTCCATAATACGAAAACAAATCTGTCTGAGATCCAAACATACAGCTATACACCGAGATTTGATGAAAATCCGTACTCAAAAGAGAACCGGACGTTTAAAGGATTTAGAAGAGAAAATGGAGATGCCGGTGTACGCAATGAATTGTGGATTGTGCCGACTGTCGGCTGCGTCAATGGGATAGCTGAAAAAATGCTCCAGCGTTTTGTCAGAGAAACCGGGGATATCGCTCCATTTGATAACATGCTCGTGTTAAAACACCAATACGGATGCTCGCAGCTTGGCGATGATCACGAAAATACGAAGCAAATCCTGCTGAATGCCATTCGCCATCCAAATGCCGGCGGCGTTTTGGTGTTAGGGCTTGGCTGTGAAAACAACGAGCTTGCAGGAATGAAGGAAGCGCTGCAGGATGTGAATCTGAATCGGGTGAAGTTTCTTGAATCCCAGTCGGTGACCGACGAAATGGAGGCAGGTGTTGCTTTGCTGAAGGAAATTCATGAAGCCGCTAAAGGGGATAGGCGAGAAGACATTCCGCTGTCCGAACTGAAAATCGGGCTGAAATGCGGAGGTTCGGACGGTTTTTCCGGCATAACGGCAAACCCGCTGCTTGGCCGTTTTTCAGATTATATCATCGCACAGGGAGGGAGCACGGTGCTGACGGAGGTCCCGGAGATGTTTGGTGCGGAAACCATCCTGATGCAGAGGGCTGCCAATGAAGAAGTATTTCATAAGATTGTCCATTTAATCAATGATTTCAAACAATATTTTATAAAACACGATCAGCCGGTGTACGAAAACCCTTCACCGGGCAACAAAGCGGGAGGCATCTCTACGCTTGAGGATAAATCGCTGGGCTGCACGCAAAAAGCGGGGATTTCTCCTGTCGCGGATGTCTTGAAATACGGCGAAGTGCTCAAGACAAAAGGGCTGACGCTTTTGAGCGCGCCGGGAAATGACTTGATCGCGTCCTCCGCATTGGCGGCGGCCGGCTGCCAAATTGTCCTGTTTACAACGGGAAGAGGCACGCCGTTCGGCACCTTTGTCCCGACGATGAAGGTCGCGACAAACACCCAGCTGTACGAGGCGAAGCCGCATTGGATTGATTTCAACGCAGGTCTTTTAGCGGAGGCTGATGTTCATGAGGAATATGTGCTGCAGGAGTTTATCCACTATATGATTGAGGTGGCAAGCGGCGAGCTTGTGAACCATGAAAAAAATGATTTCAGAGAACTCGCCATTTTTAAATCAGGTGTGACGTTATAA
- a CDS encoding sulfite exporter TauE/SafE family protein, whose translation MSVSIILMGLFVGALVGLTGVGGAALLTPLLIVLGINPSIAVGTDLVYNSITKLFGVASHWRQKTINFKLVKYLAIGSIPSASLAISILHLFPSFHQHQEDIIKHALGYVLTLVAISIIVRLFLDRKLRPNRWQLMPLENKRALTILIGVVFGFIVGLTSIGSGSLFAIAMIYLFNMKASQIVGTDIAHAFLLVTAAGILNASFGSVDYMLAANLLLGSIPGVLIGSHLSPRFSPRPLQFIMASIILISGLKLI comes from the coding sequence ATGAGTGTAAGCATCATATTGATGGGTTTGTTTGTCGGAGCCTTAGTGGGATTGACGGGAGTGGGCGGAGCGGCCTTATTAACTCCTCTTTTAATTGTGCTTGGAATTAATCCTTCCATCGCGGTCGGTACGGATCTTGTATATAACTCGATCACAAAGCTGTTTGGCGTTGCCTCCCATTGGCGGCAGAAAACGATTAACTTTAAATTGGTAAAATACTTAGCCATCGGCAGTATTCCGAGTGCTTCGCTCGCCATTAGCATATTGCATTTGTTCCCCTCCTTCCATCAGCATCAGGAAGACATCATTAAGCACGCTCTTGGCTATGTGTTAACGCTTGTTGCCATTTCAATCATCGTTCGCTTGTTTTTGGATCGAAAACTTCGCCCGAACCGCTGGCAGCTGATGCCGCTTGAAAATAAGCGGGCGCTGACGATTCTCATTGGTGTTGTGTTCGGATTTATCGTCGGATTAACATCAATCGGTTCCGGCTCATTATTTGCAATCGCCATGATTTACTTATTTAACATGAAAGCGTCACAGATTGTTGGAACCGATATCGCACATGCTTTTCTTCTCGTGACGGCAGCAGGCATTTTGAACGCAAGCTTCGGAAGCGTCGACTATATGCTGGCAGCTAATCTGCTGCTTGGCTCGATCCCCGGCGTGCTGATCGGAAGCCATCTCTCGCCTCGATTCTCTCCGCGTCCGCTGCAATTTATTATGGCGTCCATCATTTTGATCAGCGGATTGAAGCTGATTTAA
- a CDS encoding DinB family protein — protein sequence MSQSNQIVSHFLSHRNVTNELAEKISKDHYSYKPAETSMSAEELVKHILTSFHLIANVIKEGNASPFQNKQEETETDLNVLAKTYTEKTAAILEQLTEEQLDREIDLTATFGRKLTGSALLQLAIEHEIHHKGNLFVYVREMGHTELPFYQQRM from the coding sequence TTGAGTCAATCCAATCAAATTGTCAGCCATTTTTTATCCCATCGAAACGTGACAAATGAACTGGCTGAAAAAATCAGCAAAGACCATTACAGCTACAAACCGGCTGAAACATCAATGTCAGCGGAAGAGCTGGTCAAACACATTCTGACGTCTTTCCACTTGATTGCAAATGTCATTAAAGAAGGCAATGCCTCACCATTTCAAAACAAACAGGAAGAAACAGAAACAGATCTCAATGTACTGGCAAAAACATATACAGAAAAAACGGCCGCTATCCTTGAACAGCTGACTGAAGAGCAACTGGATAGAGAAATTGATCTGACAGCCACTTTCGGCAGAAAACTCACAGGCAGCGCACTGCTTCAGCTTGCAATAGAACATGAAATTCACCATAAAGGCAACCTATTCGTTTATGTGCGGGAAATGGGTCACACAGAACTTCCTTTTTATCAGCAGCGCATGTAA